One genomic region from Frateuria soli encodes:
- the accD gene encoding acetyl-CoA carboxylase, carboxyltransferase subunit beta, protein MNWLQKIMTPRARTHSAPANKGKVPEGVWDKCGGCGTVLYRPELERNLMVCPKCGHHHPIGARERLLALLDEGSTTELWASLEPTDPLKFRDSKKYRDRIVASQKSTGEKDALLTMSGRLKGRPLVAAAFEFSYMGGSMGSVVGEKFTRAAERALAERSALVCFSATGGARMQEALFSLMQMAKTSAALARMRDAGVPYISVMTNPTTGGVSASLAMLGDINIGEPKALIGFAGPRVIEQTVRETLPEGFQRSEFLLEHGAIDLIVDRREMRDKLAELFGLLMKAPRAA, encoded by the coding sequence CTCCGGCCAACAAGGGCAAGGTTCCCGAGGGTGTATGGGACAAGTGCGGCGGCTGTGGCACTGTGCTCTACCGGCCGGAGCTGGAGCGCAACCTGATGGTCTGCCCCAAGTGCGGTCATCACCACCCGATCGGCGCGCGCGAGCGGCTGCTCGCGCTGTTGGACGAGGGCTCGACGACGGAGCTGTGGGCCAGCCTGGAGCCGACCGATCCGCTCAAGTTCCGCGACTCCAAGAAGTATCGCGACCGCATCGTGGCCTCGCAGAAATCCACCGGCGAGAAGGACGCTCTGCTGACCATGAGCGGCCGGCTCAAGGGTCGCCCGCTGGTCGCCGCCGCGTTCGAGTTCTCCTACATGGGTGGCTCGATGGGCTCGGTGGTGGGCGAGAAGTTCACCCGCGCGGCCGAGCGCGCCCTGGCCGAGCGCAGTGCGCTGGTCTGCTTCTCGGCGACCGGCGGCGCGCGCATGCAGGAGGCGCTGTTCTCGCTGATGCAGATGGCCAAGACGTCCGCCGCGCTGGCGCGCATGCGCGATGCCGGCGTGCCGTACATCAGCGTGATGACCAACCCGACGACCGGTGGCGTTTCGGCCAGCCTGGCGATGCTCGGCGACATCAACATCGGCGAGCCGAAGGCCTTGATCGGCTTCGCCGGTCCGCGCGTGATCGAGCAGACGGTGCGCGAGACGTTGCCGGAAGGTTTCCAGCGCTCGGAGTTCCTGCTCGAACACGGCGCGATCGACCTCATCGTCGACCGCCGCGAGATGCGCGACAAGCTGGCCGAGTTGTTCGGCCTGTTGATGAAGGCGCCTCGCGCGGCCTGA
- a CDS encoding DUF4399 domain-containing protein translates to MKRMLLAAALAIASAACFARTPALPTTKAPASAEAYIISPADGATVGREVTVRFGLKGMGVAPAGVAKEHTGHHHLLVDVTDLPPAGQPIPNDEHHMHFGGGQTQTTLKLTPGTHTLQLELGDANHVPFDPPVVSKRITIHVK, encoded by the coding sequence ATGAAACGGATGCTGCTCGCCGCCGCGCTCGCCATTGCCAGCGCCGCCTGCTTCGCACGGACGCCCGCGCTCCCGACCACCAAGGCACCGGCCAGCGCCGAGGCCTACATCATCTCGCCCGCGGATGGCGCCACCGTCGGGCGCGAGGTCACGGTGCGCTTCGGCCTCAAGGGCATGGGCGTGGCGCCGGCGGGTGTAGCCAAGGAACACACCGGCCACCACCATCTGCTGGTCGACGTCACGGACCTGCCGCCTGCCGGCCAGCCGATTCCCAACGACGAGCACCACATGCACTTCGGCGGTGGCCAGACCCAGACCACCCTCAAGCTCACTCCCGGCACGCACACGCTGCAGCTGGAGCTGGGCGATGCCAACCATGTGCCGTTCGATCCGCCGGTAGTGTCCAAAAGGATTACCATCCACGTGAAGTGA
- the gltX gene encoding glutamate--tRNA ligase, whose product MTVRTRFAPSPTGFLHIGGARTALYCWLEARRRGGEFLLRIEDTDRERSTDEAVQAILDAMDWLDLSADQPAIYQTHRLARYKEVAERLLAEGKAYYAYESKEEIETMREAAMAKGEKPRYNGYYRDRNEPCRDDPNRVIRFRNPTEGSVAFEDKVKGRVEWANAELDDLVIFRSDGWPTYNFAVVVDDIDMGITEVIRGDDHVNNTPRQINIYRALGAPVPEFAHLPMILDKEGKKLSKRTNSVSVMEYRDAGYLPHALLNYLVRLGWSHGDQEIFSREEMIRLFDIGDVNKAASRFDTEKLAWLNQHYLKTDDPQALAPEFEWHLARAGVDIANGPAPADVIVALRDRVHTLKEMAERARIWYAPIADWDEKAVAKHLKNDSAAAVLDEAKVLLSDVEWKPEPIHQAIEQIAAKLELGMGKIAQPLRVAMTGTQVSPSIDHTIYLAGRTEALKRIDDAIARAQG is encoded by the coding sequence ATGACCGTCCGCACCCGCTTCGCCCCCAGCCCCACCGGCTTCCTGCACATCGGCGGCGCCCGTACCGCGCTCTATTGCTGGCTGGAAGCGCGCCGCCGGGGCGGGGAATTCCTGCTGCGCATCGAGGATACCGACCGCGAGCGCTCCACTGACGAGGCGGTGCAGGCGATTCTGGACGCGATGGACTGGCTCGACCTTTCCGCCGACCAGCCCGCGATCTACCAGACCCACCGCCTGGCCCGCTACAAGGAAGTGGCCGAGCGCCTGCTCGCCGAGGGCAAGGCGTACTACGCCTACGAGAGCAAGGAAGAGATCGAAACCATGCGCGAGGCGGCCATGGCCAAGGGCGAGAAGCCGCGCTACAACGGCTATTACCGCGACCGCAACGAGCCCTGTCGCGACGACCCCAACCGCGTCATCCGCTTCCGCAACCCGACCGAGGGCTCGGTGGCGTTCGAGGACAAGGTCAAGGGCCGCGTGGAATGGGCCAACGCCGAGCTCGACGATCTGGTGATCTTCCGTTCCGACGGTTGGCCGACCTACAACTTCGCCGTGGTCGTGGACGACATCGACATGGGCATCACCGAAGTCATTCGCGGCGACGACCACGTCAACAACACTCCGCGCCAGATCAACATCTACCGCGCGCTCGGCGCACCGGTGCCGGAGTTCGCGCACCTGCCGATGATTCTCGACAAGGAGGGCAAGAAGCTCTCCAAGCGCACCAATTCGGTCAGCGTGATGGAGTACCGCGACGCCGGCTACCTGCCGCACGCGCTCCTCAACTACCTGGTGCGGCTGGGCTGGTCGCACGGCGACCAGGAGATCTTCTCGCGCGAGGAAATGATCCGCCTGTTCGACATCGGCGACGTCAACAAGGCCGCTTCGCGTTTCGACACGGAAAAGCTCGCCTGGCTCAACCAGCACTACCTCAAGACCGACGACCCGCAGGCGCTGGCGCCCGAGTTCGAGTGGCACCTCGCACGCGCCGGCGTGGACATCGCCAACGGCCCGGCGCCCGCCGACGTGATCGTGGCCCTGCGCGACCGCGTGCACACGCTGAAGGAAATGGCCGAGCGCGCGAGGATCTGGTACGCGCCCATCGCCGACTGGGACGAAAAGGCCGTCGCCAAGCATCTGAAGAACGACAGTGCCGCCGCCGTGCTCGATGAAGCGAAGGTGCTGCTTTCGGACGTCGAGTGGAAGCCCGAGCCGATCCACCAGGCGATCGAGCAGATCGCCGCGAAGCTCGAATTGGGCATGGGCAAGATCGCCCAGCCCCTGCGCGTGGCGATGACCGGCACCCAGGTATCGCCTTCCATCGACCACACCATCTACCTGGCCGGCCGCACCGAGGCGCTCAAGCGCATCGACGACGCGATCGCCCGCGCGCAGGGCTGA
- a CDS encoding XVIPCD domain-containing protein, with amino-acid sequence MIRYAEEIAQIRKAKTLEDIRTIVGAFPARAAQEGGILYSGYVGDVPSEVVAKELAAKTGRPIINETDRARFLADRDVEVAIKSSAKRILLLAGDTPAQARRSAASFLYGDASIPAASLISPERSLWGEASKEFAASLWGDVTLVASAAKADRVFGRVELPVVLQNARVETVGNLSIRHLRHLEAGGGIRAVLPAVQEQFVNAATKGIFTLPDPPGDRITQVSVSREAAEALRLDTTRFAGSTYLMEAGFVPAHVQVRLPAGTVEAVRPGVPEAVAQNGLRPCVLKGATAMAAVAAVYDIAMSANRASVLLEQGNQAGAASEVVHFGTRNLGMWGGAVLGAEVFGAGGAETGPWDLVVSGAGALVGAIAGDKLADAMDRQRIYRQRGPDGGAWTFDPDHPAGGWTRVASELDSGAMRLNDGFPVYREHSEKADAGLADLLNYQASNTAVELALSHPRQRRDPYTQPAASGDTHSVRDAPWTRDPQTHVWTRRVVFGLLEHGMVSARVERATVERAAALDRAAEEVVAGNAAHSRESTALRYQSAYREFGWEKYGPPPESVAEALRTMEARIAPSDHANAAGAHAFAERTVASPALVPAHLLDFRQAGHPLHAFYERTVAKVHDMEDRYQMPYGLHSERLAAALTDAVAAYNVGKRPGERFGTLERIELRGEGADRQAVAIDQRVNYHLPQVQVSVPVDKAVGRSVEQSSHDWARRHMPHLQEATQAREADLAAPGSHAGPACDHRGPDISPDARFDALRGKVAEAYANAGICLGRTQLVEATAAVLPHLGQGRVDPASARLSLLADPQTGVIGPLSDLLVQQDCGILSLRTRIPSEELQAHDQAFRQPAQSTQQGLPGQEPQQAQAR; translated from the coding sequence ATGATTCGCTACGCGGAAGAAATTGCGCAGATTCGTAAAGCGAAAACCCTTGAGGACATTCGCACGATTGTGGGCGCGTTCCCTGCACGGGCTGCGCAAGAGGGCGGGATTTTATACAGCGGTTACGTAGGGGATGTTCCGTCGGAAGTAGTCGCCAAAGAACTGGCGGCGAAGACCGGAAGGCCCATCATCAATGAAACCGATCGAGCCCGGTTTTTGGCAGATCGCGATGTCGAGGTGGCAATCAAATCGTCCGCCAAACGTATTCTGCTTTTGGCGGGTGACACACCGGCCCAAGCTCGACGTTCGGCTGCGTCTTTTCTGTATGGAGACGCTTCGATACCTGCTGCGAGTCTGATATCCCCCGAACGTAGCCTCTGGGGCGAGGCTTCGAAGGAGTTCGCTGCATCCCTTTGGGGTGACGTCACTCTCGTCGCGAGTGCTGCTAAAGCCGATCGCGTCTTCGGTCGGGTGGAGCTGCCTGTCGTTCTGCAAAACGCCCGCGTTGAAACAGTCGGAAACCTGTCTATCCGCCACCTGCGGCACCTGGAGGCCGGAGGAGGCATCCGAGCTGTGCTGCCCGCCGTCCAGGAGCAATTCGTCAACGCAGCAACCAAGGGCATCTTCACGTTGCCAGACCCTCCTGGGGACCGGATAACGCAAGTCTCGGTTTCCCGAGAAGCTGCAGAGGCCCTCCGGCTCGATACCACACGTTTTGCCGGCAGCACCTACCTCATGGAGGCAGGGTTCGTTCCCGCACATGTCCAGGTGCGGTTGCCCGCCGGCACCGTCGAAGCCGTCCGTCCTGGTGTTCCCGAAGCCGTTGCACAAAACGGCCTGCGGCCATGCGTCCTCAAAGGTGCCACCGCGATGGCCGCCGTTGCAGCCGTCTATGACATCGCGATGAGCGCGAACAGGGCATCGGTTCTGTTGGAGCAAGGCAACCAGGCCGGTGCCGCGTCGGAGGTCGTCCACTTCGGCACCCGCAACCTCGGCATGTGGGGCGGGGCGGTGCTGGGCGCGGAGGTGTTCGGTGCGGGCGGTGCGGAAACCGGTCCCTGGGACCTGGTGGTCAGTGGTGCCGGTGCGCTGGTCGGGGCGATTGCCGGCGACAAGCTGGCCGATGCGATGGACAGGCAGCGCATCTATCGCCAGCGCGGTCCGGACGGGGGCGCCTGGACGTTCGATCCCGACCACCCCGCTGGGGGCTGGACGCGTGTGGCCAGCGAGCTGGACAGCGGTGCGATGCGGTTGAACGACGGCTTCCCCGTGTACCGCGAACACAGCGAGAAGGCGGATGCGGGCCTAGCCGACCTGTTGAACTACCAGGCGTCCAATACGGCCGTCGAGTTGGCGCTGTCGCACCCGCGACAGCGAAGAGATCCCTATACGCAACCGGCGGCTTCAGGCGACACGCACAGTGTCCGCGACGCGCCCTGGACGCGTGATCCACAAACCCACGTGTGGACGCGACGCGTGGTCTTCGGCCTGCTCGAGCACGGCATGGTCAGCGCGCGCGTCGAGCGGGCGACGGTGGAACGCGCAGCTGCGCTCGATCGCGCGGCCGAAGAGGTCGTTGCCGGAAATGCCGCGCATTCGCGGGAATCCACCGCGTTGCGCTACCAGTCCGCCTATCGCGAATTCGGCTGGGAGAAGTACGGCCCGCCACCGGAATCGGTGGCGGAGGCCCTCCGCACGATGGAAGCCAGGATCGCACCATCGGACCATGCGAATGCCGCGGGAGCACATGCCTTTGCAGAGCGAACGGTCGCCTCGCCCGCGCTGGTGCCCGCGCATCTGCTCGATTTCCGGCAGGCGGGCCATCCTCTGCATGCGTTCTACGAGCGAACCGTGGCCAAGGTGCACGACATGGAAGACCGCTACCAGATGCCCTACGGACTTCACAGCGAGCGGCTGGCCGCGGCGCTGACCGACGCAGTGGCGGCCTACAACGTCGGCAAGCGCCCGGGCGAACGCTTCGGCACCCTGGAACGCATCGAGCTGCGGGGAGAGGGCGCGGACCGCCAGGCGGTGGCGATCGACCAGCGGGTGAACTACCACCTGCCGCAGGTGCAGGTCAGCGTACCGGTGGACAAGGCGGTTGGTCGCAGCGTGGAGCAGAGTTCGCACGACTGGGCACGGCGCCACATGCCGCACCTGCAGGAAGCAACTCAGGCCAGGGAGGCGGACCTGGCTGCGCCGGGGAGCCACGCAGGGCCTGCGTGTGACCACCGCGGTCCGGATATCTCCCCCGATGCGCGGTTCGATGCGTTGCGCGGGAAGGTAGCCGAAGCCTATGCCAACGCCGGCATCTGCCTTGGCCGGACGCAACTCGTCGAGGCAACGGCGGCGGTCCTGCCGCACCTGGGGCAAGGCCGCGTCGATCCGGCTTCCGCACGGTTGAGTCTGCTGGCCGACCCTCAAACCGGCGTGATCGGACCGCTCAGCGACCTGCTGGTACAGCAGGATTGCGGGATCTTGAGCTTGCGCACCCGAATCCCCTCGGAAGAGCTGCAAGCCCACGACCAGGCGTTCCGCCAGCCGGCCCAGTCCACACAACAAGGCCTGCCAGGACAGGAGCCGCAGCAAGCCCAGGCCAGATGA
- a CDS encoding transcriptional repressor codes for MSAKLHSHHVEGAESFVAAVEQASEERGLRLTPLRREVLELVAAAGKPVKAYDLLDQLRERHGNAAPPTVYRALDFLLEQGFIHKLESINAYVSCHHPAEAHQVPFLICDECASAQEVCDARVAELIEAQARAFGFRPQAQTLEVHGLCKHCRKA; via the coding sequence GTGTCAGCCAAGCTCCACTCACATCACGTCGAAGGCGCCGAAAGTTTCGTCGCGGCGGTCGAGCAGGCCAGCGAAGAGCGGGGCCTGCGGCTTACGCCCCTGCGTCGGGAGGTACTCGAACTGGTCGCGGCGGCTGGCAAGCCGGTCAAGGCATACGACCTTCTCGACCAGTTGCGCGAGCGCCATGGCAACGCAGCACCGCCCACGGTGTATCGCGCGCTGGACTTCCTGCTGGAGCAGGGATTCATCCACAAGCTCGAGTCGATCAACGCCTATGTGTCCTGCCACCATCCGGCCGAGGCACACCAGGTTCCGTTCCTGATCTGTGACGAGTGTGCCAGTGCGCAGGAGGTCTGCGATGCGCGTGTTGCCGAGCTGATCGAGGCGCAGGCGCGAGCCTTTGGGTTCCGGCCGCAGGCGCAGACGCTGGAGGTGCATGGCCTCTGCAAACACTGCCGGAAGGCCTGA
- a CDS encoding MerC domain-containing protein, producing the protein MARPQTSRAWQTADRFGAVASFLCAVHCAALPFVLAVLPLVGLEFLADHRFERAFVVFACALALLTLVNGYRRHRRPASLMLAFPGLSLLLLGVTVAEPYPLALHSVLVTCGGVLLASAHFVNLRLDQRPPHVHEPGCVH; encoded by the coding sequence ATGGCCCGACCGCAGACATCACGCGCATGGCAGACCGCCGACCGGTTCGGTGCGGTCGCCTCGTTCCTGTGCGCGGTCCACTGCGCAGCCCTGCCGTTCGTGCTCGCCGTGCTGCCGCTGGTCGGACTGGAGTTCCTTGCCGACCATCGCTTCGAGCGTGCCTTCGTCGTGTTCGCCTGCGCGCTGGCGTTGCTGACCCTGGTCAACGGCTACCGCCGGCATCGCCGGCCGGCATCGCTGATGCTGGCGTTCCCCGGATTGTCCCTGCTGTTGCTGGGCGTCACGGTAGCCGAGCCGTACCCGCTCGCGCTGCACAGCGTGCTGGTCACCTGCGGCGGCGTGCTGCTGGCGAGTGCGCACTTCGTCAACCTGCGGCTCGATCAACGCCCGCCGCACGTGCACGAGCCCGGCTGCGTGCATTGA
- a CDS encoding cation diffusion facilitator family transporter codes for MSKPHDHSHSRREHEHEHEHSGARGRKLLTAFLLTVLMLVAEAVGGLWSGSLALLADAGHMMVDALALALAFIGARLALRPADARRSYGYGRLEVLAGFVNALTQFVLVGFIAFEAITRLRHPGAILSGVMLAVAVVGLLVNLLVLRVLHGHAHDDINMAGASLHVLGDLLGSLGAVLAALAVRFMGWNWADPVLSLLVSLLILGGAWRLLRKSAHILLEGVPEDLDVGEVEQALRQADASIRDIHHLHVWQLASGSRMATVHTQVEGDGAEAVAAIHRLLRKQFGILHATVQVDAGPCTDHARDCLGHGHR; via the coding sequence ATGAGCAAGCCGCACGACCACTCTCATTCCCGTCGCGAGCACGAGCATGAGCACGAGCACTCCGGCGCCCGCGGCCGCAAGCTGCTGACCGCCTTCCTGCTGACTGTGCTGATGCTGGTGGCCGAGGCGGTGGGTGGCCTGTGGTCCGGTTCGCTGGCGCTGCTGGCGGACGCCGGACACATGATGGTCGATGCGCTGGCGCTTGCGCTCGCCTTCATCGGTGCACGACTGGCACTGCGCCCGGCCGATGCACGTCGCAGCTACGGGTATGGACGGCTGGAGGTGCTGGCCGGCTTCGTCAACGCGCTCACCCAGTTCGTGCTGGTGGGGTTCATCGCCTTCGAGGCGATCACCCGCCTGAGGCACCCCGGCGCAATCCTCTCGGGCGTGATGCTGGCGGTGGCGGTGGTGGGCCTGCTCGTCAACCTGCTGGTGCTGCGCGTGCTGCACGGCCACGCCCACGATGATATCAACATGGCGGGCGCCAGCCTGCACGTGCTAGGTGACCTGCTCGGTTCGCTCGGCGCCGTGCTGGCCGCACTGGCGGTGCGTTTCATGGGCTGGAACTGGGCCGATCCGGTGCTCTCGCTGCTGGTTTCGCTGCTGATCCTCGGGGGAGCCTGGCGACTGTTGCGCAAGTCGGCGCACATCCTGCTGGAGGGCGTGCCCGAAGACCTGGACGTGGGCGAGGTCGAACAGGCCTTGCGCCAGGCTGATGCCTCCATTCGCGACATCCACCACCTGCACGTGTGGCAGCTGGCCTCCGGGTCGCGCATGGCGACGGTGCACACGCAGGTGGAGGGCGACGGCGCCGAGGCGGTGGCAGCGATCCATCGCCTGTTGCGCAAGCAGTTCGGGATCCTGCATGCGACTGTCCAGGTGGATGCCGGGCCGTGCACGGACCATGCGCGAGACTGCCTCGGGCACGGTCACCGCTGA
- a CDS encoding 30S ribosomal protein THX: MGKGDRKTRRGKTYRGSYGNSRAHDAQPAVVGAKATVTKPAAAKKAAPRKKSA, encoded by the coding sequence ATGGGTAAGGGCGATCGCAAGACCCGTCGCGGCAAGACCTACCGCGGCAGCTACGGCAACAGCCGCGCGCACGATGCGCAGCCGGCCGTGGTCGGCGCCAAGGCTACCGTGACCAAGCCGGCCGCTGCCAAGAAGGCCGCACCGAGGAAGAAGTCCGCCTGA
- a CDS encoding hemerythrin domain-containing protein, producing the protein MNAIELLTQDHENMRALLEELAGTTARGVKKRRELVEKIETSLRVHNAIEEEIFYPAFKNAGDGKDDAKMYFEALEEHRAAGDLVLPDLLKTEVDSEKFSGRAKVLKELFEHHADEEEKEMFKRAKTLLGKKTLEELGEQMAQRKVELKKRQEAA; encoded by the coding sequence ATGAACGCAATCGAGCTTTTGACCCAGGACCACGAGAACATGAGGGCGCTGCTGGAGGAACTGGCCGGCACCACCGCGCGCGGCGTCAAGAAGCGCAGGGAACTGGTGGAGAAGATCGAAACCAGCCTGCGCGTCCACAATGCCATCGAGGAGGAAATCTTCTACCCGGCGTTCAAGAACGCCGGCGACGGCAAGGACGACGCGAAGATGTACTTCGAGGCGCTGGAAGAACACCGCGCCGCCGGCGACCTCGTGCTGCCGGACCTGCTCAAGACCGAGGTCGACAGCGAAAAATTCTCCGGTCGGGCCAAGGTGCTCAAGGAGCTCTTCGAGCATCACGCCGACGAGGAGGAGAAGGAGATGTTCAAGCGCGCCAAGACGCTGCTGGGCAAGAAGACTCTGGAAGAGCTGGGCGAGCAGATGGCGCAGCGCAAGGTGGAGCTGAAGAAGCGCCAGGAAGCGGCCTGA
- the hutI gene encoding imidazolonepropionase — protein sequence MTASRWDHLLTDATLATFAGERPFGSIERGALAIKDGSIAWVGPMEDLPGPAGALADSVETLDGALVTPGLIDCHTHLVFGGDRAHEFDMRLNGASYEEIARAGGGIASTVRATRAANEDELLRQSLPRARALLRDGATTLEIKSGYGLDLDTERRMLRVARRIAETLGISVRTSFLGLHALPPEYRGRRGDYVALACDVMLPALAGEGLVDAVDAFCEGIGFSREETARVFERARALGLPVKLHAEQLSDLDGAALVAEYGGLSADHLEHLSESGVRAMAAAGTVAVLLPGAFYALRETRLPPIDALREHGVPMAIATDCNPGTSPLLSLRLAANMACTLFRLTPEEALRGITVNAARALGLSDRGTLAPGRRADLALWNARTPAELCYWIGGDLLRSAWAGGKPLPPT from the coding sequence ATGACCGCGTCGCGCTGGGACCACCTGTTGACAGACGCCACGCTGGCCACCTTCGCCGGCGAGCGTCCGTTCGGATCGATCGAGCGCGGCGCGCTGGCGATCAAGGACGGGTCCATCGCATGGGTCGGCCCCATGGAGGATCTTCCCGGCCCGGCGGGCGCGTTGGCCGATTCCGTCGAAACCCTCGACGGCGCCCTGGTGACGCCGGGCCTGATCGACTGCCACACGCATCTGGTTTTCGGCGGCGACCGCGCACACGAGTTCGACATGCGCCTGAATGGCGCGAGCTACGAGGAGATCGCGCGCGCCGGTGGCGGCATCGCATCGACTGTCAGAGCCACTCGCGCTGCGAACGAGGATGAGCTCCTCCGCCAGAGCCTCCCCCGCGCCCGCGCGCTGCTCCGCGATGGCGCGACCACGCTTGAGATCAAATCCGGCTACGGGCTCGACCTCGACACCGAACGCCGCATGCTGCGCGTGGCGCGGCGCATCGCGGAGACGCTGGGCATCAGCGTGCGCACCAGTTTCCTCGGTCTGCATGCCCTGCCGCCGGAGTACCGCGGGCGGCGTGGCGATTACGTTGCGCTGGCATGCGACGTCATGCTGCCGGCGCTGGCCGGCGAGGGCCTGGTCGATGCAGTGGACGCCTTCTGCGAAGGCATCGGCTTCAGCCGCGAGGAGACCGCGCGCGTGTTCGAGCGCGCCCGTGCGCTCGGCCTGCCGGTGAAACTGCATGCCGAGCAGCTCTCCGACCTCGACGGCGCGGCGCTCGTGGCCGAATACGGCGGACTCTCCGCCGACCATCTGGAGCACCTGAGCGAGTCGGGCGTCCGCGCCATGGCTGCCGCCGGCACCGTGGCGGTGCTGCTGCCGGGTGCCTTCTACGCGCTGCGGGAAACCCGTCTGCCGCCGATCGATGCGCTGCGCGAGCACGGCGTACCCATGGCGATCGCCACCGACTGCAATCCGGGCACCTCCCCGCTGCTCTCGCTGCGGCTGGCCGCGAACATGGCGTGCACGCTGTTCCGGTTGACGCCCGAGGAAGCACTGCGCGGGATTACCGTGAACGCGGCGCGTGCCCTCGGGCTGTCCGATCGCGGCACGCTCGCGCCCGGACGGCGTGCGGACCTGGCGCTGTGGAACGCCCGGACGCCCGCCGAGCTTTGCTACTGGATCGGCGGCGATCTGCTTCGTTCGGCCTGGGCAGGTGGAAAACCGCTGCCGCCAACCTGA
- a CDS encoding bifunctional GNAT family N-acetyltransferase/carbon-nitrogen hydrolase family protein has protein sequence MPRKTSEQTAKLLLRQARPEDVSALVDLTGRVYSPEWGHSAEMLRSQQTHFPEGQFVVEYAGRVVGYCATFRIDEATALKPHTWAQITGGGMASRHKADGDWLYGMEVVVHPDYRGMRIGQRLYHARKRLCTDLKLRGIVFGGRIPGLAKNIGRYGSAEAYVQAVVAGERRDATLSFQLANGFEVIGLLRAYVPSDHESLGWAAHLAWRNPTLLDHPDIPPIPSLKHLPDSVRVASVQYFQRRIRSFEEFATQVEYFTDIAADYNADFVTFPELITLQLLSIENEELSAVAAIRKLSQYTPQVKELFSRLAVRYNINIIAGSHPTEQPNGDIHNVCYVCLRDGSLHEREKLHPTPSERNVWNITGGESAATIQTDCGPIGVMICYDSEFPEVARHLTDQGALILFVPFCTDVREGYLRVRYCSQARAIENQCYVVLSGNVGNLPGVNNFDIQYGQSCILTPSDFPFARDGVAADSTPNIETVLFADLRLESLARARNAGAVTNLKDRRFDLYELRWRPQPL, from the coding sequence ATGCCCAGGAAGACATCCGAGCAAACCGCCAAGCTCCTGTTGCGCCAGGCCCGCCCCGAGGACGTGTCGGCGCTGGTCGATCTCACCGGCCGCGTCTACTCACCCGAATGGGGCCATTCGGCCGAGATGCTGCGCTCCCAGCAGACGCACTTCCCCGAGGGCCAGTTCGTCGTCGAGTACGCCGGCCGGGTGGTCGGCTATTGCGCCACCTTCCGCATCGACGAGGCCACCGCGCTCAAGCCGCATACCTGGGCGCAGATCACTGGCGGAGGCATGGCCTCGCGGCACAAGGCCGACGGCGACTGGCTGTACGGCATGGAAGTGGTGGTTCATCCGGACTACCGCGGCATGCGCATCGGCCAGCGGCTCTACCACGCGCGCAAGCGACTGTGCACGGACCTGAAGCTGCGCGGCATCGTGTTCGGCGGGCGTATCCCGGGACTGGCGAAGAACATCGGCCGGTACGGCAGCGCCGAAGCCTATGTCCAGGCGGTGGTCGCGGGCGAACGGCGCGACGCCACGCTGAGCTTCCAGCTCGCCAACGGCTTCGAGGTGATCGGACTGCTGCGCGCCTACGTGCCCTCGGATCACGAATCACTGGGCTGGGCGGCACACCTGGCCTGGCGCAATCCCACCCTGCTCGATCATCCGGACATCCCGCCCATCCCCTCGCTCAAGCACCTGCCCGACTCCGTGCGCGTGGCCTCGGTGCAGTATTTCCAGCGGCGCATCCGCTCGTTCGAGGAGTTCGCCACGCAGGTGGAGTATTTCACCGACATCGCCGCCGACTACAACGCCGATTTCGTCACCTTTCCGGAGCTGATCACGCTGCAGTTGCTGTCGATCGAGAACGAGGAGCTTTCGGCGGTCGCGGCGATCCGCAAGCTCAGCCAGTACACGCCGCAGGTGAAGGAACTCTTCAGCCGCCTGGCGGTGCGTTACAACATCAACATCATCGCCGGCTCGCATCCGACCGAGCAGCCCAACGGCGACATCCACAACGTCTGCTACGTGTGCCTGCGCGACGGCTCGTTGCATGAACGCGAGAAGCTGCATCCGACACCCAGCGAGCGCAACGTCTGGAACATCACCGGCGGCGAGAGTGCGGCCACCATCCAGACCGATTGCGGCCCGATCGGGGTGATGATCTGCTACGACTCGGAGTTCCCAGAGGTCGCCCGGCACCTGACCGACCAGGGCGCGCTGATCCTGTTCGTGCCCTTCTGCACCGACGTGCGCGAAGGCTACCTGCGCGTGCGCTACTGCTCGCAGGCGCGCGCGATCGAGAACCAGTGCTACGTGGTGCTCTCCGGCAACGTGGGCAACCTGCCCGGGGTGAACAACTTCGACATCCAGTACGGGCAGAGCTGCATCCTCACGCCCAGCGATTTCCCGTTCGCCCGCGATGGCGTGGCCGCCGATTCCACGCCGAACATCGAGACGGTGCTGTTCGCCGATCTGCGCCTGGAAAGCCTCGCCCGCGCGCGCAACGCCGGCGCGGTGACCAACCTCAAGGACCGCCGCTTCGACCTGTACGAACTGCGCTGGCGCCCCCAGCCCCTGTAA